One genomic region from Bombus terrestris chromosome 15, iyBomTerr1.2, whole genome shotgun sequence encodes:
- the LOC100649004 gene encoding protein draper isoform X2, whose protein sequence is MALSIYLLAVITVMGTVYGLEGPNICTRQETYTITVRISEQKPYTVRENTWCFSFPPRCSKYRVVFKTIFKEQEITKQRPVEECCKGYTKTNDDNRCIPICSKDCVHGTCIAPDVCKCESGYGGPLCDYKCPPGKWGKSCEMDCMCQNGATCDPFDGKCLCNRGWTGKYCSQECPPDRYGQDCGEECRCRNGGSCHHISGECHCAPGYTGPLCDDFCPPGKHGDECKSECKCQNGGSCNPTTGECYCTPGWTGSVCANRCPEGFWGKNCSQECDCYNGAGCHHITGECECKPGYYDEKCLKICTEGTFGLNCTSNCSCENGAICSPIDGTCTCSSGWMGEKCNKRVCQNEFWGPNCTKVCECENDNTEMCHPWIGKCICKPGWDGDTCTRPCPFYMYGKGCQNRCNCKNNAQCSPINGTCICAPGYRGEDCSEVCPDNTYGENCAQKCVCKNGATCLPENGRCNCTAGNMTCDHVSGEYVCRPGYLGLTCEHPCPPNRYGLNCASHCRCKNGGECHHVTGVCQCRPGWQGEFCQTPCSDGTYGMNCSQHCTCQHGGKCRSNDGHCRCAPGWTGTKCTEICPEGYYGDHCMEPCDCKNDFYICHPVEGCVCRHGYTGPNCDEELFSRNIQERDGTGYGTIVAGFLFAAIVVIAMTFAGWVYHRRRVADLKNEIAQVQYIAEPASPPEQTQFDNPVYAYQGSSKFDDGTATLLNNFQFRNNLGTSKKINNEKAKLGMNSCTDDEDDCKGSLRYDLKNRDADMGNPNLNVYHSIDEMDGKKIEHVYDEIKQNNDESEYDQLDNPRPVSGYKQYSRMPNGFCSKSSDSAGPSSLKDKDPELGEM, encoded by the exons ATGGCTTTATCCATCTATTTGTTAGCTGTTATTACAGTTATGGGAACGGTGTACGGTTTGGAAGGGCCAAACATATGTACCAGGCAAGAAAC GTATACGATAACAGTGAGGATATCGGAGCAGAAACCTTATACTGTACGAGAGAACACTTGGTGCTTTAGTTTTCCTCCAAGGTGCTCCAAATATAGGGTGGTATTCAAGACGATATTCAAGGAACAG GAAATAACAAAACAGAGACCAGTAGAAGAATGTTGCAAAGGCTACACAAAGACCAATGATGACAATCGTTGCATTCCAATCTGTTCCAAGGACTGTGTTCATGGCACTTGCATTGCACCAGACGTCTGCAAGTGTGAGTCAGGATATGGGGGTCCGTTATGCGATTATA AGTGTCCACCTGGAAAATGGGGCAAGTCTTGCGAAATGGATTGCATGTGCCAGAACGGAGCCACTTGTGACCCATTCGACGGCAAATGCTTGTGTAACAGAGGCTGGACCGGTAAATACTGTAGCCAAGAATGTCCTCCTGATCGATATGGTCAAGATTGTGGTGAAGAGTGCCGTTGCAGAAACGGTGGAAGCTGTCACCACATTTCTGGCGAGTGCCATTGTGCTCCTGGTTACACAGGGCCCCT TTGCGACGATTTCTGTCCGCCGGGAAAACACGGCGATGAATGCAAATCAGAATGCAAGTGTCAGAATGGTGGTTCCTGCAATCCTACAACTGGCGAATGTTATTGTACACCTGGATGGAct gGTTCAGTCTGTGCGAACCGGTGTCCGGAAGGTTTCTGGGGTAAAAACTGTTCTCAAGAGTGTGATTGTTACAATGGTGCTGGATGCCATCATATCACTGGGGAATGTGAATGTAAACCCGGTTATTATGATGAAAAG TGTTTAAAAATTTGCACGGAAGGAACGTTCGGTTTAAATTGTACAAGCAACTGTAGCTGTGAAAATGGTGCAATTTGTTCACCGATTGATGGAACTTGCACTTGCAGTTCCGGTTGGATGGGTGAGAAATGCAATAAGCGTGTTTGTCAGAATGAATTCTGGGGACCCAACTGTACAAAA GTTTGCGAGTGTGAGAATGACAATACAGAAATGTGTCATCCATGGATTGGAAAGTGTATTTGTAAACCAGGATGGGATGGCGATACTTGTACCAGACCTTGTCCGTTTTATATGTACGGGAAAGGCTGTCAAAATCGTTGTAATTGCAAGAACAACGCGCAGTGTTCACCCATAAATGGAACTTGCATTTGTGCACCAGGATACAGAGGTGAGGACTGTAGTGAAGTATGTCCTGACAACACTTATGGCGAAAATTGTGCACAAAAATGTGTCTGCAAAAATGGTGCCACTTGTTTACCCGAGAATGGCCGATGCAACTGTACAGCAG gaAACATGACATGTGATCATGTCTCTGGTGAATATGTTTGCCGACCTGGATACTTAGGATTAACATGTGAGCATCCTTGTCCACCTAATCGTTATGGATTAAATTGTGCTAGTCATTGCCGCTGTAAAAACGGTGGCGAGTGTCATCACGTTACAG GCGTGTGTCAATGTCGACCTGGTTGGCAAGGCGAATTCTGCCAAACACCCTGTTCAGATGGGACATATGGCATGAACTGTAGTCAACATTGTACATGCCAGCACGGAGGAAAATGCAGATCTAATGATGGTCATTGCCGTTGTGCACCTGGTTGGACTGGCACCAAATGTACTGAGA TCTGCCCAGAAGGGTATTATGGCGATCACTGTATGGAACCGTGCGACTGTAAAAATGATTTCTATATTTGTCATCCTGTTGAAGGTTGTGTCTGCAGACATGGATACACAG GTCCAAATTGTGATGAAGAATTATTTTCACGTAACATTCAAGAGAGGGATGGAACCGGCTATGGCACTATAGTAGCAGGATTTTTATTTGCTGCAATTGTTGTTATTGCAATGACATTCGCAGGATGGGTATATCATCGGCGCAGAGTAGCAGATTTGAAGAACGAAATTGCGCAAGTGCAATATATCGCTGAACCTGCTTCTCCTCCag AGCAAACTCAGTTTGATAACCCCGTGTATGCCTATCAAGGCTCTTCGAAATTCGATGATGGAACAGCTACTTTATTGAATAACTTCCAATTCAGAAATAATCTTGGAACAAGCAAGAAGATAAATAATGAGAAAGCTAAACTTGGAATGAACAGTTGTACGGATGATGAGGATGATTGTAAAG GATCACTTCGATATGATCTAAAGAACAGAGATGCAGATATGGGAAATCCAAACCTTAATGTGTACCATAGCATCGACGAAATGGATGGGAAAAAGATCGAACATGTTTACGATGAAATTAAGCAAAATAACGACGAATCAGAATACGATCAGTTAGATAATCCAAGACCAGTTAGCGGTTACAAACAGTACAGTCGAATGCCAAATGGTTTCTGCTCGAAATCGTCGGACAGTGCAGGACCTAGTAGTTTGAAAGATAAGGATCCAGAACTTGgtgaaatgtaa
- the LOC100649004 gene encoding protein draper isoform X1, translating to MALSIYLLAVITVMGTVYGLEGPNICTRQETYTITVRISEQKPYTVRENTWCFSFPPRCSKYRVVFKTIFKEQEITKQRPVEECCKGYTKTNDDNRCIPICSKDCVHGTCIAPDVCKCESGYGGPLCDYKCPPGKWGKSCEMDCMCQNGATCDPFDGKCLCNRGWTGKYCSQECPPDRYGQDCGEECRCRNGGSCHHISGECHCAPGYTGPLCDDFCPPGKHGDECKSECKCQNGGSCNPTTGECYCTPGWTGSVCANRCPEGFWGKNCSQECDCYNGAGCHHITGECECKPGYYDEKCLKICTEGTFGLNCTSNCSCENGAICSPIDGTCTCSSGWMGEKCNKRVCQNEFWGPNCTKVCECENDNTEMCHPWIGKCICKPGWDGDTCTRPCPFYMYGKGCQNRCNCKNNAQCSPINGTCICAPGYRGEDCSEVCPDNTYGENCAQKCVCKNGATCLPENGRCNCTAGWVGVSCDRPCDDKSFGKDCEDKCKCFNNAACNPQNGTCTCAAGFTGEFCQDHCEKGFFGLGCTQVCDCHKENSLGCDPATGRCICKPEWRGIRCETKCPEGLYGDDCHSQCECMNNSSCDPETGTCICARGWEGIDCSQPCKEGWYGVRCKEKCPEKMQGNMTCDHVSGEYVCRPGYLGLTCEHPCPPNRYGLNCASHCRCKNGGECHHVTGVCQCRPGWQGEFCQTPCSDGTYGMNCSQHCTCQHGGKCRSNDGHCRCAPGWTGTKCTEICPEGYYGDHCMEPCDCKNDFYICHPVEGCVCRHGYTGPNCDEELFSRNIQERDGTGYGTIVAGFLFAAIVVIAMTFAGWVYHRRRVADLKNEIAQVQYIAEPASPPEQTQFDNPVYAYQGSSKFDDGTATLLNNFQFRNNLGTSKKINNEKAKLGMNSCTDDEDDCKGSLRYDLKNRDADMGNPNLNVYHSIDEMDGKKIEHVYDEIKQNNDESEYDQLDNPRPVSGYKQYSRMPNGFCSKSSDSAGPSSLKDKDPELGEM from the exons ATGGCTTTATCCATCTATTTGTTAGCTGTTATTACAGTTATGGGAACGGTGTACGGTTTGGAAGGGCCAAACATATGTACCAGGCAAGAAAC GTATACGATAACAGTGAGGATATCGGAGCAGAAACCTTATACTGTACGAGAGAACACTTGGTGCTTTAGTTTTCCTCCAAGGTGCTCCAAATATAGGGTGGTATTCAAGACGATATTCAAGGAACAG GAAATAACAAAACAGAGACCAGTAGAAGAATGTTGCAAAGGCTACACAAAGACCAATGATGACAATCGTTGCATTCCAATCTGTTCCAAGGACTGTGTTCATGGCACTTGCATTGCACCAGACGTCTGCAAGTGTGAGTCAGGATATGGGGGTCCGTTATGCGATTATA AGTGTCCACCTGGAAAATGGGGCAAGTCTTGCGAAATGGATTGCATGTGCCAGAACGGAGCCACTTGTGACCCATTCGACGGCAAATGCTTGTGTAACAGAGGCTGGACCGGTAAATACTGTAGCCAAGAATGTCCTCCTGATCGATATGGTCAAGATTGTGGTGAAGAGTGCCGTTGCAGAAACGGTGGAAGCTGTCACCACATTTCTGGCGAGTGCCATTGTGCTCCTGGTTACACAGGGCCCCT TTGCGACGATTTCTGTCCGCCGGGAAAACACGGCGATGAATGCAAATCAGAATGCAAGTGTCAGAATGGTGGTTCCTGCAATCCTACAACTGGCGAATGTTATTGTACACCTGGATGGAct gGTTCAGTCTGTGCGAACCGGTGTCCGGAAGGTTTCTGGGGTAAAAACTGTTCTCAAGAGTGTGATTGTTACAATGGTGCTGGATGCCATCATATCACTGGGGAATGTGAATGTAAACCCGGTTATTATGATGAAAAG TGTTTAAAAATTTGCACGGAAGGAACGTTCGGTTTAAATTGTACAAGCAACTGTAGCTGTGAAAATGGTGCAATTTGTTCACCGATTGATGGAACTTGCACTTGCAGTTCCGGTTGGATGGGTGAGAAATGCAATAAGCGTGTTTGTCAGAATGAATTCTGGGGACCCAACTGTACAAAA GTTTGCGAGTGTGAGAATGACAATACAGAAATGTGTCATCCATGGATTGGAAAGTGTATTTGTAAACCAGGATGGGATGGCGATACTTGTACCAGACCTTGTCCGTTTTATATGTACGGGAAAGGCTGTCAAAATCGTTGTAATTGCAAGAACAACGCGCAGTGTTCACCCATAAATGGAACTTGCATTTGTGCACCAGGATACAGAGGTGAGGACTGTAGTGAAGTATGTCCTGACAACACTTATGGCGAAAATTGTGCACAAAAATGTGTCTGCAAAAATGGTGCCACTTGTTTACCCGAGAATGGCCGATGCAACTGTACAGCAG GATGGGTTGGTGTTTCTTGTGATCGTCCCTGCGACGACAAGTCTTTTGGCAAGGACTGCGAGGACAAATGCAAATGCTTTAATAATGCTGCCTGCAATCCACAAAATG GCACATGCACGTGTGCAGCTGGCTTCACCGGCGAATTTTGCCAAGATCATTGTGAAAAAGGATTTTTCGGGCTGGGATGTACTCAGGTCTGCGATTGTCACAAGGAAAATAGTCTAGGCTGTGATCCTGCCACGGGTCGTTGCATCTGTAAGCCAGAATGGCGAg GAATCCGTTGTGAAACCAAGTGTCCAGAAGGCCTTTATGGTGATGACTGTCATTCACAATGTGAGTGTATGAACAATAGTTCATGTGATCCAGAAACAGGCACTTGCATTTGTGCCAGAGGTTGGGAAGGAATTGATTGTTCTCAACCCTGTAAAGAAGGGTGGTATGGTGTGCGTTGCAAGGAAAAGTGTCCAGAAAAAATGCAAG gaAACATGACATGTGATCATGTCTCTGGTGAATATGTTTGCCGACCTGGATACTTAGGATTAACATGTGAGCATCCTTGTCCACCTAATCGTTATGGATTAAATTGTGCTAGTCATTGCCGCTGTAAAAACGGTGGCGAGTGTCATCACGTTACAG GCGTGTGTCAATGTCGACCTGGTTGGCAAGGCGAATTCTGCCAAACACCCTGTTCAGATGGGACATATGGCATGAACTGTAGTCAACATTGTACATGCCAGCACGGAGGAAAATGCAGATCTAATGATGGTCATTGCCGTTGTGCACCTGGTTGGACTGGCACCAAATGTACTGAGA TCTGCCCAGAAGGGTATTATGGCGATCACTGTATGGAACCGTGCGACTGTAAAAATGATTTCTATATTTGTCATCCTGTTGAAGGTTGTGTCTGCAGACATGGATACACAG GTCCAAATTGTGATGAAGAATTATTTTCACGTAACATTCAAGAGAGGGATGGAACCGGCTATGGCACTATAGTAGCAGGATTTTTATTTGCTGCAATTGTTGTTATTGCAATGACATTCGCAGGATGGGTATATCATCGGCGCAGAGTAGCAGATTTGAAGAACGAAATTGCGCAAGTGCAATATATCGCTGAACCTGCTTCTCCTCCag AGCAAACTCAGTTTGATAACCCCGTGTATGCCTATCAAGGCTCTTCGAAATTCGATGATGGAACAGCTACTTTATTGAATAACTTCCAATTCAGAAATAATCTTGGAACAAGCAAGAAGATAAATAATGAGAAAGCTAAACTTGGAATGAACAGTTGTACGGATGATGAGGATGATTGTAAAG GATCACTTCGATATGATCTAAAGAACAGAGATGCAGATATGGGAAATCCAAACCTTAATGTGTACCATAGCATCGACGAAATGGATGGGAAAAAGATCGAACATGTTTACGATGAAATTAAGCAAAATAACGACGAATCAGAATACGATCAGTTAGATAATCCAAGACCAGTTAGCGGTTACAAACAGTACAGTCGAATGCCAAATGGTTTCTGCTCGAAATCGTCGGACAGTGCAGGACCTAGTAGTTTGAAAGATAAGGATCCAGAACTTGgtgaaatgtaa
- the LOC100649004 gene encoding protein draper isoform X3 — protein sequence MALSIYLLAVITVMGTVYGLEGPNICTRQETYTITVRISEQKPYTVRENTWCFSFPPRCSKYRVVFKTIFKEQEITKQRPVEECCKGYTKTNDDNRCIPICSKDCVHGTCIAPDVCKCESGYGGPLCDYKCPPGKWGKSCEMDCMCQNGATCDPFDGKCLCNRGWTGKYCSQECPPDRYGQDCGEECRCRNGGSCHHISGECHCAPGYTGPLCDDFCPPGKHGDECKSECKCQNGGSCNPTTGECYCTPGWTGSVCANRCPEGFWGKNCSQECDCYNGAGCHHITGECECKPGYYDEKCLKICTEGTFGLNCTSNCSCENGAICSPIDGTCTCSSGWMGEKCNKRVCQNEFWGPNCTKVCECENDNTEMCHPWIGKCICKPGWDGDTCTRPCPFYMYGKGCQNRCNCKNNAQCSPINGTCICAPGYRGNMTCDHVSGEYVCRPGYLGLTCEHPCPPNRYGLNCASHCRCKNGGECHHVTGVCQCRPGWQGEFCQTPCSDGTYGMNCSQHCTCQHGGKCRSNDGHCRCAPGWTGTKCTEICPEGYYGDHCMEPCDCKNDFYICHPVEGCVCRHGYTGPNCDEELFSRNIQERDGTGYGTIVAGFLFAAIVVIAMTFAGWVYHRRRVADLKNEIAQVQYIAEPASPPEQTQFDNPVYAYQGSSKFDDGTATLLNNFQFRNNLGTSKKINNEKAKLGMNSCTDDEDDCKGSLRYDLKNRDADMGNPNLNVYHSIDEMDGKKIEHVYDEIKQNNDESEYDQLDNPRPVSGYKQYSRMPNGFCSKSSDSAGPSSLKDKDPELGEM from the exons ATGGCTTTATCCATCTATTTGTTAGCTGTTATTACAGTTATGGGAACGGTGTACGGTTTGGAAGGGCCAAACATATGTACCAGGCAAGAAAC GTATACGATAACAGTGAGGATATCGGAGCAGAAACCTTATACTGTACGAGAGAACACTTGGTGCTTTAGTTTTCCTCCAAGGTGCTCCAAATATAGGGTGGTATTCAAGACGATATTCAAGGAACAG GAAATAACAAAACAGAGACCAGTAGAAGAATGTTGCAAAGGCTACACAAAGACCAATGATGACAATCGTTGCATTCCAATCTGTTCCAAGGACTGTGTTCATGGCACTTGCATTGCACCAGACGTCTGCAAGTGTGAGTCAGGATATGGGGGTCCGTTATGCGATTATA AGTGTCCACCTGGAAAATGGGGCAAGTCTTGCGAAATGGATTGCATGTGCCAGAACGGAGCCACTTGTGACCCATTCGACGGCAAATGCTTGTGTAACAGAGGCTGGACCGGTAAATACTGTAGCCAAGAATGTCCTCCTGATCGATATGGTCAAGATTGTGGTGAAGAGTGCCGTTGCAGAAACGGTGGAAGCTGTCACCACATTTCTGGCGAGTGCCATTGTGCTCCTGGTTACACAGGGCCCCT TTGCGACGATTTCTGTCCGCCGGGAAAACACGGCGATGAATGCAAATCAGAATGCAAGTGTCAGAATGGTGGTTCCTGCAATCCTACAACTGGCGAATGTTATTGTACACCTGGATGGAct gGTTCAGTCTGTGCGAACCGGTGTCCGGAAGGTTTCTGGGGTAAAAACTGTTCTCAAGAGTGTGATTGTTACAATGGTGCTGGATGCCATCATATCACTGGGGAATGTGAATGTAAACCCGGTTATTATGATGAAAAG TGTTTAAAAATTTGCACGGAAGGAACGTTCGGTTTAAATTGTACAAGCAACTGTAGCTGTGAAAATGGTGCAATTTGTTCACCGATTGATGGAACTTGCACTTGCAGTTCCGGTTGGATGGGTGAGAAATGCAATAAGCGTGTTTGTCAGAATGAATTCTGGGGACCCAACTGTACAAAA GTTTGCGAGTGTGAGAATGACAATACAGAAATGTGTCATCCATGGATTGGAAAGTGTATTTGTAAACCAGGATGGGATGGCGATACTTGTACCAGACCTTGTCCGTTTTATATGTACGGGAAAGGCTGTCAAAATCGTTGTAATTGCAAGAACAACGCGCAGTGTTCACCCATAAATGGAACTTGCATTTGTGCACCAGGATACAGAG gaAACATGACATGTGATCATGTCTCTGGTGAATATGTTTGCCGACCTGGATACTTAGGATTAACATGTGAGCATCCTTGTCCACCTAATCGTTATGGATTAAATTGTGCTAGTCATTGCCGCTGTAAAAACGGTGGCGAGTGTCATCACGTTACAG GCGTGTGTCAATGTCGACCTGGTTGGCAAGGCGAATTCTGCCAAACACCCTGTTCAGATGGGACATATGGCATGAACTGTAGTCAACATTGTACATGCCAGCACGGAGGAAAATGCAGATCTAATGATGGTCATTGCCGTTGTGCACCTGGTTGGACTGGCACCAAATGTACTGAGA TCTGCCCAGAAGGGTATTATGGCGATCACTGTATGGAACCGTGCGACTGTAAAAATGATTTCTATATTTGTCATCCTGTTGAAGGTTGTGTCTGCAGACATGGATACACAG GTCCAAATTGTGATGAAGAATTATTTTCACGTAACATTCAAGAGAGGGATGGAACCGGCTATGGCACTATAGTAGCAGGATTTTTATTTGCTGCAATTGTTGTTATTGCAATGACATTCGCAGGATGGGTATATCATCGGCGCAGAGTAGCAGATTTGAAGAACGAAATTGCGCAAGTGCAATATATCGCTGAACCTGCTTCTCCTCCag AGCAAACTCAGTTTGATAACCCCGTGTATGCCTATCAAGGCTCTTCGAAATTCGATGATGGAACAGCTACTTTATTGAATAACTTCCAATTCAGAAATAATCTTGGAACAAGCAAGAAGATAAATAATGAGAAAGCTAAACTTGGAATGAACAGTTGTACGGATGATGAGGATGATTGTAAAG GATCACTTCGATATGATCTAAAGAACAGAGATGCAGATATGGGAAATCCAAACCTTAATGTGTACCATAGCATCGACGAAATGGATGGGAAAAAGATCGAACATGTTTACGATGAAATTAAGCAAAATAACGACGAATCAGAATACGATCAGTTAGATAATCCAAGACCAGTTAGCGGTTACAAACAGTACAGTCGAATGCCAAATGGTTTCTGCTCGAAATCGTCGGACAGTGCAGGACCTAGTAGTTTGAAAGATAAGGATCCAGAACTTGgtgaaatgtaa
- the LOC105666585 gene encoding uncharacterized protein LOC105666585, whose product MSSAKRLRLDEVFTSFPELGPTVPDGGYAWIVLCGVFLVQMTVPSILAMYGIVLAYIHETKSTDFDLWNEKIILTPILFIAFWNLADPWTRMIVSMAPIPRLVGIIGVLLLMIGIIASGYLATGGVGAYLASTSAGAVMGIGASFIMLLSDYVLRKYFRKKLLIALMLRNVGVSFGLLFIPSITNLLLHEAKLKTGLQLITMVLLPTAFGIMTFRFPPPQQISPYSLLLSTEEDTELPIKISFNAHENSQHSDGQDDVGNFEYVQPDENTHGGGLLNEGNNIYAYEDLDEDVDLFVNPVIHSNKKWQHQFEILKNFRFWAATIGWVGMKVSTLFFWLLLPILSYENTSSSHFWMFLSIMAGFNTLPPNLVSYKVLTFTNQNRRLYFGIASWFCGISLVGLTYASSYLWMMIFTFLGGASIGSLSSCQDLALYDVLGSEMVRSIYKIFSTIVGLCILGFYFIHDTNLCLSFAALLQFLGGLYWISSPTLNLIKATRYRSRMMNRESRDET is encoded by the exons ATGTCATCAGCTAAACGTCTTCGTCTCGATGAAGTCTTCACGTCTTTTCCAGAGCTGGGTCCTACAGTTCCAGACGGTGGTTACGCATGGATTGTTCTCTGTGGAGTATTTTTAGTCCAG ATGACTGTTCCAAGTATACTAGCAATGTATGGAATAGTTCTGGCATATATTCATGAAACTAAATCTACTGATTTTGATTTAtggaatgaaaaaattattttgacgCCTATACTATTTATTGCCTTTTGGAATCTAGCGG ATCCTTGGACAAGAATGATCGTGAGTATGGCGCCGATACCCCGTTTAGTAGGCATAATAGGAGTACTTCTCCTGATGATTGGAATTATAGCATCCGGATATCTTGCAACTGGCGGGGTTGGCGCTTATTTGGCCAGCACCAGTGCTGGTGCAGTAATGGGTATAGGTGCCAGTTTTATTATGCTATTGAGTGACTATGTTTTGAGGAAGTATTTCAGAAAGAAGCTCCTTATAGCTCTGATGTTAAGAAATGTTGGAGTTTCTTTTGGTCTTCTGTTTATCCCGAGTATCACAAATCTGTTATTGCATGAAGCTAAGTTGAAAACTGGTTTACAACTGATAACCATGGTTTTATTGCCTACTGCATTTGGAATAATGACTTTTCGGTTTCCTCCTCCACAGCAAATTTCTCCTTATAG TCTACTCTTATCAACTGAAGAAGACACTGAACTTCCTATAAAAATCTCCTTTAATGCTCATGAGAATTCACAACATTCAGATGGTCAAGATGACGTAGGAAATTTTGAATATGTTCAACCTGATGAAAATACACATGGAGGAGGATTACTAAATGAAGGAAACAATATTTATGCTTATGAAGATTTGGATGAAGATGTGGACTTATTTGTAAATCCAGTGATTCATTCGAATAAGAAATGGCAGCATCAATTTGAAATTCTGAAGAACTTCCGATTTTGGGCTGCAACAATTGGCTGGGTTGGAATGAAAGTATCTACTCTCTTTTTCTGGCTTCTGTTACCCATTTTGTCTTATGAAAATACAAGTAGTTCCCATTTCTGGATGTTTCTATCCATCATGGCTGGTTTCAATACCCTCCCACCAAATCTTGTTAGTTACAAAGTATTGACATTTACAAATCAGAATAGAAGGCTATATTTTGGCATAGCATCTTGGTTTTGTGGTATCAGTTTAGTAG GTTTAACTTATGCAAGTAGTTACTTGTGGATGATGATTTTTACCTTCCTGGGTGGTGCCAGTATTGGCAGTTTATCAAGTTGTCAAGACTTGGCATTGTATGATGTTCTTGGATCTGAAATGGTTCGttctatttacaaaatattttcaactatCGTGGGTTTATGCATTCTtggtttttattttatacacg ACACAAATCTCTGTTTGAGTTTCGCGGCACTTTTACAATTTCTTGGTGGACTTTACTGGATCTCGTCGCCTACTCTGAACTTAATTAAAGCCACTCGTTACAGATCTCGCATGATGAACAGAGAAAGCAGAGACGAgacgtaa
- the LOC100649119 gene encoding phospholipase A2 inhibitor, with protein MKKFYAIFFLICTSTADFSNVCDPNWHSLETLETAKVECGPSFENRCYCMRTCYENHHQYVVNCTESGFHNAAPLSHLPNDTQVLIFTGNNLGELPWNVFGTLDSLPHLRVIDMSNNKIREIRGKAYHHVQHVERLILDFNELSLDPARSHPRVFSNFVSLLELHLTDAFEDGPPRDLAATLHDIFVNSNLTQLIKLHLEQNEISEFRDSNVFCDLPNLLDLYLGDNALTALHFNISCLHKLRFLDLQRNKFTKVVDHDLHAMDTLIKHNQSIAVDFTGNPFVCSCKLNPFIKWMRKTKVFVRNKDNLKCFEGEIHHEIHETKNCTPKLFSSTPRSAIVLLFFLCMVLIGLVCALIYLQRTKLQKNIEPILDSVNKRVRYTSIATGDTREDL; from the exons ATGAAGAAATTTtatgcaatattttttttaatatgcaCATCCACCGCTGATTTTTCCAATGTTTGCGACCCTAATTGGCATTCGTTGGAAACGTTAGAAACCGCCAAAGTGGAGTGTGGACCATCTTTTGAAAATCGTTGCTATTGCATGAGGACATGCTACGAGAATCACCATCAGTATGTCGTTAATTGTACTGAATCAGGATTTCATAACGCGGCGCCGTTATCGCACTTGCCGAACGATACACAA GTACTTATTTTTACCGGGAACAATCTCGGAGAGCTTCCATGGAACGTATTCGGCACACTGGATAGTTTACCTCACTTAAGAGTGATAGATATGTCTAACAATAAAATAAGAGAAATTCGAGGGAAGGCATACCATCACGTCCAACACGTCGAGCGACTTATTTTAGATTTCAACGAATTATCGTTGGATCCTGCAAGAAGTCATCCCAGGGTATTCTCTAATTTCGTCTCCCTCTTGGAACTCCATTTAACTGACGCCTTCGAGGATGGTCCACCAAGAGATCTTGCAGCGACACTGCATGATATTTTTGTCAATAG TAATTTAACGCAACTGATAAAGCTGCATTTGgaacaaaatgaaatatcagAATTTCGGGACAGTAATGTATTCTGCGATCTCCCGAATCTTTTGGACCTTTATCTCGGCGATAATGCACTTACCGCTTTGCATTTTAATATATCCTGTCTCCACAAATTACGTTTCTTGGATCTTCAACGAAATAAGTTCACAAAAGTGGTCGATCATGATCTGCACGCTATGGACACGCTTATCAAGCATAATCAAAGCATAGCTGTAGATTTCACTGGAAATCCATTTGTGTGTTCGTGCAAATTAAATCCCTTTATAAAGTGGATGAGGAAGACAAAAGTGTTCGTTCGTAATAAAGACAATTTGAAATGTTTTGAAG GTGAAATACATCATGAAATACATGAAACAAAGAACTGTACGCCGAAATTGTTCTCATCAACTCCACGCAGTGCAATTGTTCTGCTCTTTTTCCTCTGTATGGTGTTAATAGGACTGGTGTGCGCTTTAATTTATCTACAGCGCACGAAATTACAAAAGAATATTGAGCCTATATTAGATTCGGTGAACAAAAGGGTACGATACACCTCGATAGCAACTGGTGATACTCGAGAAGATTTATGA